In the genome of Neisseria animaloris, one region contains:
- the putP gene encoding sodium/proline symporter PutP, whose product MGNFNPMYVTFGIYLIAVLLIGMAAYYSTRSFDDYILGGRSLGSFVTAMSAGASDMSGWLLMGLPGAVYVSGLSEAWIAIGLTVGAYFNWRLVAGRLRVHTEYNNNALTLPDYFFHRFGSKGAAMKVISAAIILFFFTIYCASGIVAGARLFQSLFDVTYTQAMWLGAGATIAYTFIGGFLAVSWTDTIQATLMIFALILTPIMVYLALGGADEMNAAIQSVAVSTSKEYGSLLAGTTLAGIISTAAWGLGYFGQPHILARFMAAENVKSLASARRIGMTWMILCLAGACAVGYFGIAYFGGNPDQAVAMGGNNERIFIALTTLLFNPWIAGIILSAILAAVMSTLSCQLLVCSSAITEDFYKGFLRPDAPQKELVWIGRLMVLAVAVIAIIIAADPESKVLGLVSYAWAGFGAAFGPVVILSVFWKRMTALGALVGMIAGAAVVVAWKPLNGSSLYEIVPGFIACFIAIVVVSLLSKAPQEVQDKFEEADKAYRLAK is encoded by the coding sequence ATGGGTAATTTTAATCCGATGTACGTAACCTTCGGAATTTATCTGATTGCCGTGCTGCTGATCGGCATGGCGGCCTATTATTCCACCCGCAGTTTTGACGACTATATTCTCGGCGGCCGCAGTTTGGGCAGCTTCGTAACGGCCATGTCGGCGGGTGCTTCCGACATGTCGGGCTGGCTGCTGATGGGTCTGCCCGGCGCGGTTTACGTCAGCGGTTTGAGTGAAGCATGGATTGCCATCGGTCTGACGGTGGGTGCCTATTTCAACTGGCGTTTGGTGGCGGGCCGCCTGCGTGTGCATACCGAATACAATAACAACGCCTTAACGCTTCCCGATTATTTTTTCCACCGTTTTGGTAGCAAAGGCGCGGCAATGAAAGTGATTTCTGCCGCCATCATTCTGTTTTTCTTCACGATTTATTGTGCCTCCGGCATCGTGGCGGGAGCCCGTTTGTTCCAAAGCCTGTTTGACGTTACCTATACGCAGGCCATGTGGCTGGGGGCAGGCGCAACTATTGCCTACACCTTTATCGGTGGCTTCTTGGCGGTGAGTTGGACGGATACGATTCAGGCCACTCTGATGATTTTCGCCCTGATTCTGACCCCGATAATGGTTTATCTGGCGTTGGGCGGTGCCGATGAAATGAACGCCGCCATTCAAAGCGTGGCCGTTTCCACTAGCAAAGAATACGGCAGCCTGCTGGCAGGCACCACGCTGGCGGGCATTATTTCCACCGCCGCATGGGGCTTGGGCTATTTCGGCCAGCCGCACATTCTGGCGCGGTTTATGGCGGCCGAAAACGTGAAATCGTTGGCTTCCGCCCGCCGTATCGGGATGACGTGGATGATTCTGTGTTTGGCCGGTGCCTGTGCGGTGGGCTATTTCGGCATTGCCTATTTCGGCGGCAATCCCGATCAGGCTGTTGCGATGGGCGGCAATAACGAACGTATTTTTATCGCGCTCACTACCCTGCTGTTTAACCCGTGGATTGCCGGTATCATTCTTTCGGCGATTTTGGCGGCGGTGATGTCCACCTTGTCTTGTCAACTGCTGGTGTGTTCGAGTGCGATTACCGAAGATTTCTACAAAGGCTTCCTGCGCCCCGATGCGCCGCAAAAAGAATTGGTGTGGATCGGCCGTTTGATGGTGCTGGCCGTGGCCGTGATTGCCATCATTATCGCCGCCGACCCCGAAAGCAAAGTGTTGGGCTTGGTGTCCTACGCATGGGCGGGTTTCGGCGCGGCATTCGGACCGGTGGTGATTTTATCGGTATTTTGGAAGCGTATGACTGCTCTCGGTGCGCTGGTCGGCATGATTGCCGGTGCCGCGGTTGTGGTGGCATGGAAGCCGCTAAACGGCAGCAGTCTCTATGAAATCGTGCCCGGCTTTATCGCCTGTTTTATCGCCATCGTGGTAGTGTCGCTTTTGAGCAAGGCACCGCAAGAAGTGCAGGATAAGTTTGAGGAAGCCGACAAAGCATACCGCTTGGCGAAATAG
- the lgt gene encoding prolipoprotein diacylglyceryl transferase, which produces MMIHPQFSPELFSIGPFAVRWYALSYILAFVLFILLGRRRIGQGNSVFTKEMLDDLLTYGVFGVILGGRLGYVLFYKFSYYLANPADIIKVWEGGMSFHGGFLGVLAAMWLFGRRYNIGFWRVADFVAPLVPLGLASGRIGNFINGELWGRVTDINAFWAMGFPQAAHEDLTSAAHNPQWAEWLAQYGMLPRHPSQLYQFALEGISLFVIVWLFSKKPRPVGQVSMVFLAGYGIFRFIAEFARQPDDYLGLLTLGLSMGQWLSVPMIVLGIIGFVYFGKRNQPL; this is translated from the coding sequence ATGATGATACACCCGCAGTTCAGCCCCGAATTGTTCAGCATCGGCCCCTTTGCCGTGCGCTGGTATGCACTCAGCTACATTCTGGCATTTGTCCTGTTTATTTTGCTCGGCAGACGGCGCATCGGCCAAGGCAACTCCGTTTTTACCAAAGAAATGCTCGACGACCTACTCACCTACGGCGTATTCGGCGTGATTTTGGGCGGGCGCTTGGGCTACGTGCTGTTTTACAAATTTTCGTACTACCTCGCCAATCCCGCCGACATCATTAAAGTGTGGGAAGGCGGCATGTCGTTCCACGGCGGTTTTTTAGGCGTGCTCGCCGCCATGTGGCTGTTCGGGCGCAGGTACAACATCGGCTTCTGGCGCGTGGCCGATTTCGTCGCCCCGCTGGTTCCGCTGGGCTTGGCTTCCGGGCGTATCGGCAACTTCATCAACGGCGAGTTGTGGGGTCGCGTTACCGACATCAACGCCTTCTGGGCCATGGGCTTTCCGCAAGCCGCCCATGAAGACTTAACTTCCGCCGCCCATAACCCGCAATGGGCGGAGTGGCTCGCGCAATACGGCATGCTGCCCCGCCATCCTTCGCAGCTTTACCAGTTTGCGTTGGAAGGCATCAGCCTGTTTGTTATCGTATGGTTGTTTTCAAAAAAACCGCGTCCGGTCGGGCAAGTGTCGATGGTGTTTCTTGCAGGCTACGGCATCTTCCGCTTTATCGCCGAGTTTGCCCGCCAACCCGACGACTACCTCGGCTTGCTGACTTTGGGCCTATCGATGGGGCAATGGTTGAGTGTGCCGATGATTGTTCTCGGCATTATCGGATTCGTTTATTTCGGCAAACGCAACCAGCCGCTTTGA
- the trmB gene encoding tRNA (guanosine(46)-N7)-methyltransferase TrmB, producing MTEQNRHNESQVPEQYKRSIRSFVLRQGHMTAAQQKAIDTLWPDFGIDYQTDAIDLNQRFGRDNPKVLEIGFGMGVATVEIAKRLPEKDFLAIDVHGPGVGNILKLIEEEQVGNIRVMRHDAVEVVENMLADGSLDGIHIFFPDPWHKKRHNKRRLVQSPFIAKLLPKLKTGGYIHLATDWEEYAVQMLEVLSGFDNLRNTAENYAPTPDYRPETKFEARGKRLGHGVWDLVFTKME from the coding sequence ATGACCGAACAAAACCGACACAACGAATCCCAAGTGCCCGAACAATACAAACGCAGCATCCGCAGTTTTGTTTTGCGCCAAGGCCATATGACCGCCGCCCAGCAAAAAGCCATCGACACTTTATGGCCGGATTTCGGTATAGATTATCAAACCGATGCCATTGATCTGAATCAGCGGTTCGGACGGGATAATCCCAAAGTGCTCGAAATCGGCTTCGGCATGGGCGTGGCCACGGTAGAAATCGCCAAACGTTTGCCTGAAAAAGACTTTTTGGCCATCGACGTGCACGGCCCCGGTGTCGGCAATATCTTGAAACTGATTGAAGAAGAGCAGGTGGGCAACATCCGCGTGATGCGTCACGATGCAGTGGAGGTGGTGGAAAATATGCTGGCGGACGGCAGTTTGGACGGCATTCATATTTTCTTTCCCGATCCGTGGCACAAAAAACGCCACAACAAACGCCGCTTGGTTCAAAGTCCGTTTATTGCCAAACTTTTGCCGAAACTGAAAACAGGCGGTTACATTCATCTGGCTACCGACTGGGAAGAATACGCCGTGCAAATGTTGGAGGTGTTGAGCGGTTTCGACAACCTGCGCAACACCGCCGAAAATTATGCGCCCACGCCCGATTACCGCCCCGAAACCAAATTCGAAGCCCGCGGTAAACGCTTGGGGCACGGCGTGTGGGATTTGGTATTTACCAAAATGGAATAA
- a CDS encoding ABC transporter ATP-binding protein, translating to MENISFRISCLNVEAKGKTILSVEELSLPNDCCTAIIGPNGAGKSTLLKALIRQAGKGNVSLFGADVAPQLKQGKVAWVGQHGQYQMPLTVREYIELGRYPHTFRTNKDREQTQRQADELLDYFDLSDLAEKRIGTLSGGEQQRANIIRALLQNAPILLLDEPCNHLDIRHQHRLMQYLTTHGKHFSTVMVLHDLNLAARYARHIILMNKGKIVSTGSVDEVMQSERLQAVYGWEINRVQDGRGVYFRV from the coding sequence ATGGAAAACATTTCTTTCCGAATCAGTTGTTTAAATGTGGAAGCTAAAGGAAAAACCATTCTTTCAGTGGAAGAATTATCGCTGCCGAACGATTGCTGCACCGCCATCATCGGCCCCAACGGGGCGGGCAAATCTACCTTGCTGAAAGCCTTGATACGGCAAGCGGGGAAAGGCAATGTAAGCCTGTTCGGTGCCGATGTCGCTCCGCAGCTCAAGCAGGGCAAAGTGGCTTGGGTCGGCCAGCACGGGCAATACCAGATGCCGCTTACCGTGCGCGAATACATCGAGCTGGGTCGTTATCCGCATACTTTCCGCACTAATAAAGACCGCGAGCAAACCCAACGGCAAGCCGATGAATTATTGGATTATTTCGACCTTTCCGATTTGGCGGAAAAACGCATCGGTACGCTTTCCGGCGGCGAACAGCAACGCGCCAACATCATCCGCGCACTGCTGCAAAACGCCCCGATACTGCTGCTCGACGAACCGTGCAACCATCTCGATATCCGCCACCAGCACCGTTTGATGCAATACTTAACCACACACGGCAAGCATTTCAGCACGGTAATGGTGTTGCACGATTTAAATCTTGCCGCCCGTTATGCCCGCCATATTATTTTGATGAACAAAGGCAAAATCGTTTCTACCGGCAGCGTGGACGAAGTGATGCAGTCCGAACGGCTGCAAGCCGTTTACGGCTGGGAAATCAACCGGGTTCAAGACGGCCGAGGCGTGTATTTCAGAGTTTGA
- a CDS encoding FecCD family ABC transporter permease → MKFRNLILCLIFTAALIWFCAGIGFGGWQPPHQMDETVQSIRLPRVATALLVGAALAAAGAALQALFENPLADPSLIGTSGGAALGVIIVLAFGVGAIGVPLAAFAGALAVCLLILAIHRLFGGGTLGLLVLGFVLSAFSAAIVSLILFLSDDMVLRSATIWLSGSLAEAGFTSPLYAALVMAVGLVLLFWAGKRLDCLMLGEDTAVSMGISVNATRVQTVVGAALLTGAAVSLSGVIGFLGMMVPNVLAQAVGGRRSKLILLSAWLGAVFLLAVDSAARWITYPVDVPVGIIIALLGGPFFMWLFVKPMRKG, encoded by the coding sequence ATGAAATTCCGAAATTTAATTCTCTGCCTCATCTTTACCGCCGCGCTTATTTGGTTCTGTGCCGGTATCGGTTTCGGCGGATGGCAGCCGCCGCATCAGATGGACGAAACCGTACAAAGTATACGTCTGCCGCGTGTCGCCACCGCGCTGTTGGTTGGTGCGGCTTTGGCGGCGGCGGGGGCGGCGTTGCAGGCTTTGTTTGAAAACCCGCTGGCCGACCCGAGCCTGATCGGCACTTCCGGCGGCGCGGCATTGGGGGTGATTATCGTGCTGGCGTTCGGCGTGGGGGCAATCGGCGTGCCGCTGGCCGCTTTTGCCGGAGCGTTGGCGGTGTGCCTGCTTATTCTCGCCATACACCGTTTGTTTGGCGGCGGTACGCTGGGGCTATTGGTGCTGGGCTTTGTGTTGAGCGCATTCTCGGCGGCCATCGTGAGTCTGATTCTGTTTTTATCCGACGACATGGTATTGCGCAGCGCAACCATTTGGTTGTCGGGCAGTTTGGCTGAAGCAGGATTTACTTCACCGTTGTATGCTGCGCTGGTGATGGCGGTCGGGCTGGTGCTGCTGTTTTGGGCGGGTAAGCGGCTGGATTGCCTGATGCTGGGCGAAGACACGGCGGTCAGCATGGGGATTTCGGTTAATGCGACGCGGGTACAAACCGTGGTCGGCGCGGCTTTGCTCACCGGCGCGGCGGTTTCGTTGTCGGGCGTTATCGGCTTTCTCGGCATGATGGTGCCGAACGTGCTGGCGCAAGCCGTCGGAGGACGGCGCAGCAAATTGATTCTGCTTTCGGCATGGCTGGGGGCGGTGTTTTTGCTGGCGGTGGACAGCGCGGCACGCTGGATAACCTATCCGGTCGATGTGCCGGTCGGTATCATCATCGCTTTGCTGGGCGGGCCGTTTTTTATGTGGCTGTTTGTCAAACCGATGCGGAAAGGATAA
- a CDS encoding heme/hemin ABC transporter substrate-binding protein: MKKTIFAAAVLCAALQTAYAQRIVVMSPDVADIVVALGATNEIVGRDQTVQNPVLKSKPSIGIHRQLTVEPIIAAKPDVAIGSWMVQPATIFANLKKAGVNAVNVAPDDSIAAYPQSIRAVGKLINKTAQADALAGKWQAEMKQQPQNGKRYLFSYDGRIVAGKNTAADEIIKRAGGINAAANLDGMKPLNREAWIAAKPDVIIIADHHEKLIGGVKQFTARPEVAGSNAAKNGKIYLWQANDMFRYGLDTPEIVKKLNGLAK; encoded by the coding sequence ATGAAAAAAACCATCTTCGCCGCCGCCGTATTGTGCGCCGCCCTGCAAACCGCTTACGCCCAACGCATCGTGGTGATGTCGCCCGACGTGGCCGATATCGTTGTGGCATTGGGTGCGACCAACGAAATCGTCGGCCGCGACCAAACCGTTCAAAACCCCGTATTGAAAAGCAAGCCCAGCATCGGTATCCACCGCCAATTAACCGTCGAGCCGATTATCGCCGCCAAACCCGACGTGGCAATCGGTTCATGGATGGTGCAGCCGGCCACCATTTTCGCCAACCTGAAAAAAGCCGGAGTGAATGCCGTGAACGTCGCCCCCGACGACAGCATCGCCGCCTACCCGCAAAGCATCCGCGCCGTGGGCAAACTGATTAACAAAACCGCCCAAGCCGACGCATTGGCAGGCAAATGGCAGGCCGAGATGAAACAGCAGCCGCAAAACGGCAAACGCTATCTCTTCAGCTACGACGGCCGCATCGTTGCCGGTAAAAACACCGCTGCCGACGAAATCATCAAACGCGCAGGCGGCATCAATGCGGCAGCCAACCTCGACGGCATGAAACCGCTCAACCGCGAAGCATGGATTGCCGCCAAGCCCGACGTGATCATCATCGCCGACCATCATGAAAAACTGATCGGCGGAGTCAAACAATTCACCGCCCGCCCTGAAGTCGCCGGCAGTAACGCCGCTAAAAACGGCAAGATTTATTTGTGGCAGGCCAACGATATGTTCCGCTACGGTTTGGATACGCCGGAGATTGTGAAGAAATTGAACGGGTTGGCGAAATAG
- a CDS encoding ChuX/HutX family heme-like substrate-binding protein, which translates to MNLWEQYQANKARKQGMYFPREAAADLGVSEGALMADAPETVYLGGKNNMRGIVLKLHTLGLVQCIVRNSVCVHEKQGIYENVSISETSGIAVNVGGIDLRIFPARWHHVLAVTNRDGEKVSRSIQFYDEFGVSVQKVFMREEGKEAEWQALLDTFRTEGKPAFQTGELPPATATPALPSEKEAAFQERWNELKDVHHFGGLLETFEVDRQTAYRHAPEGATKLLNHSAWQQALEAARDRGIDIMIFAGNRGLVQIQTGKVHNVVRARGYLNVLDGKEEGFSMHLKDDEIVETWVVRRPIRDGFVTCVEGFDNRRKTVLQIFGKRKEGEPELEAWREITDKLLAS; encoded by the coding sequence ATGAATCTTTGGGAGCAATACCAAGCCAACAAAGCCCGAAAACAGGGCATGTATTTCCCGCGCGAAGCCGCCGCCGATTTGGGCGTGAGCGAAGGTGCGCTGATGGCCGACGCGCCGGAAACGGTTTACCTCGGCGGCAAAAACAATATGCGTGGTATCGTGCTGAAACTACACACGCTGGGTTTGGTGCAGTGCATCGTGCGTAACAGCGTGTGCGTACACGAAAAGCAGGGCATTTATGAAAACGTGAGCATTTCGGAAACATCGGGCATCGCCGTGAACGTAGGCGGAATCGACCTGCGGATTTTTCCGGCGCGCTGGCATCATGTGCTGGCCGTTACCAACCGCGACGGCGAAAAAGTGTCCCGTTCGATTCAGTTTTACGACGAATTCGGCGTGTCGGTGCAGAAAGTGTTTATGCGTGAAGAAGGCAAAGAAGCCGAATGGCAGGCATTGCTTGATACCTTCCGCACCGAAGGCAAGCCGGCATTCCAAACCGGCGAACTGCCGCCCGCAACCGCCACGCCCGCGCTGCCGTCTGAAAAAGAAGCCGCGTTTCAAGAACGTTGGAACGAGTTGAAAGACGTGCACCACTTCGGCGGCCTGTTGGAAACATTTGAAGTCGACCGCCAAACCGCCTACCGCCATGCCCCCGAAGGCGCAACCAAACTGCTGAACCACAGCGCATGGCAGCAAGCGCTCGAAGCCGCCCGCGACCGCGGCATCGACATCATGATCTTCGCCGGCAACCGCGGCCTCGTGCAGATTCAAACGGGCAAAGTACACAACGTCGTGCGCGCCCGCGGCTACCTTAACGTACTCGACGGTAAAGAAGAAGGCTTCAGCATGCACTTGAAAGACGACGAAATCGTAGAAACTTGGGTGGTGCGCCGCCCGATACGCGACGGCTTCGTTACCTGCGTGGAAGGTTTCGACAACCGCCGCAAAACCGTGCTTCAAATTTTCGGCAAGCGCAAAGAAGGCGAACCCGAACTCGAAGCATGGCGCGAAATTACCGATAAACTGCTGGCAAGTTGA
- a CDS encoding class I SAM-dependent methyltransferase — protein sequence MEPTLEQTAAQLRCPHGEMGRAFGQMMNLRNLPLIVNAFSALGLNDGDRVLELGYGNGGLLGYVLSLAARLHYTGVETSPLMHEEAATFNQAFINAGLADYHLYNGAELPFADHAFDKIITINTLYFWEHSAALMEEICRVLKTGGRLCLSFCEKNFMQTLPFCAYGFTLYEPHDVAVLTRSLPLRLCGHNVRQDKAVDKSGNLTDRIYIEMLFEKTA from the coding sequence ATGGAGCCCACCCTAGAACAAACCGCCGCCCAGCTCCGATGCCCGCATGGCGAGATGGGCAGGGCGTTCGGCCAAATGATGAATTTGCGTAATCTGCCGCTGATTGTGAACGCATTTTCCGCCTTGGGCTTGAACGACGGCGACCGTGTGCTCGAATTGGGCTACGGCAACGGCGGCTTGCTGGGGTATGTGTTGTCGCTGGCGGCGCGGCTGCACTATACGGGCGTGGAAACTTCGCCCTTGATGCACGAAGAAGCCGCGACATTCAACCAAGCCTTTATCAATGCGGGGCTTGCCGATTACCATCTGTATAATGGCGCGGAATTGCCGTTTGCCGACCATGCGTTTGACAAAATCATTACCATCAATACGCTTTATTTTTGGGAACATTCGGCGGCGTTAATGGAAGAAATCTGCCGCGTGCTCAAAACCGGCGGGCGTTTGTGCCTGAGTTTTTGCGAGAAAAACTTTATGCAGACGCTGCCGTTTTGCGCTTACGGGTTCACGCTGTACGAACCGCATGATGTCGCGGTGCTGACCCGCAGCCTGCCTTTGCGCCTGTGCGGGCATAACGTCAGGCAGGATAAGGCCGTGGATAAAAGCGGTAATCTGACCGACCGCATTTATATCGAAATGCTGTTTGAAAAAACGGCATAA
- a CDS encoding TonB-dependent hemoglobin/transferrin/lactoferrin family receptor, whose amino-acid sequence MKLKILTCAVASVFAVSATGAYAAEADRKAETKISTAKLETVTVTADRNAQTLDKAAPNVAVVSRKELDQAAAANLDDVVLYEPGVDVPTDNNRRGNAGVSIRGIGGNRILMMVDGIRIPEAYAGGGTNAAVSGRDLVEADTLKQVDIVKGPYSALYGSDALGGVVNFSTYSPSDFVDAEKPFHFGLKHSYRSRDRSHGVTATAAGYTENAQGLLMLTHRQGHESKNRGGVDTRNGRRTKPNPQDFRSYNILAKGDAGNENHRVEALFEHFYRKKETDLLNTLGAGAPRGPSITTTHSNISNDRARRQRIELGYRYRGDSALKEANVHVYRQKLKSEDDSVTDESTSIGGRVVGGGIRHSDYGFNQTTQGINTRGVFEADTGRLKHTIVAVAEFKQTDTERPRESTTVGRDGRISHMYAGALYPNKTFPDSRRRTVSVYAQDSLAFPNGIVLTPALRFEHEKLKPQIDQAYLNSKPDSLPKDFSDSSFTPSLRLSVPFGEAFTGFATYSRGFRTPPFDTATMSFNNSQHGYKVIPNNNLKSEHSDSFELGLKYKDERTKAQITTFYNRYRDFINRTQVRVEQGAGGRPIRVFKYDNLDKVKTYGIEAATAVKLNDNWQVGTSIAWMRGKDGEGKPLDTAYPLNGVLSVDYAQEKWGAGTKLRWATAQKRTSNPAFFKTPGYGVWDAGVWYKPVKNLSLGLNVYNLANKKYWQHADVAGVEDLGTMDTYTQPGRNVAASLQLKF is encoded by the coding sequence ATGAAACTGAAAATTCTTACCTGTGCCGTTGCCTCCGTATTTGCTGTTTCCGCCACCGGTGCATATGCTGCTGAAGCTGACAGAAAGGCCGAAACTAAAATATCGACTGCAAAATTGGAAACCGTAACCGTAACCGCCGACCGAAATGCCCAAACGCTTGATAAGGCTGCGCCGAATGTGGCGGTGGTGTCGCGCAAAGAGTTGGATCAGGCGGCTGCGGCGAATTTGGATGATGTGGTGCTGTACGAGCCGGGCGTAGACGTGCCCACCGACAATAACCGCCGCGGTAATGCAGGGGTAAGTATCCGCGGTATCGGCGGCAACCGCATTCTGATGATGGTAGACGGCATCCGCATTCCCGAAGCGTATGCGGGCGGCGGTACTAATGCGGCGGTTTCCGGCCGCGATTTGGTGGAAGCCGACACATTAAAACAGGTAGATATTGTGAAAGGCCCATATTCCGCGCTGTATGGCAGCGATGCTTTGGGCGGCGTGGTCAATTTTTCCACTTATTCGCCGTCTGATTTTGTCGATGCCGAGAAACCGTTCCATTTCGGCCTGAAACACAGCTACCGCAGCCGCGACCGCAGCCACGGTGTAACGGCAACGGCGGCAGGCTACACGGAAAATGCGCAAGGTTTGCTGATGCTCACGCACCGCCAAGGCCATGAAAGCAAAAACCGCGGCGGCGTGGATACGCGCAACGGCCGCCGCACCAAACCGAACCCGCAAGATTTCCGCAGCTACAACATTTTGGCCAAAGGCGATGCGGGCAATGAAAACCACCGCGTAGAAGCCTTGTTCGAGCATTTTTACCGCAAAAAAGAGACTGATTTGCTCAATACTTTGGGAGCCGGTGCGCCGCGCGGCCCAAGCATAACCACAACGCATTCCAATATTTCAAACGACCGCGCCCGCCGCCAGCGTATCGAGCTGGGCTACCGCTACCGCGGCGATTCGGCCTTGAAAGAAGCCAATGTCCACGTTTACCGGCAGAAGCTGAAATCGGAAGACGATTCGGTTACCGATGAAAGCACGAGCATCGGCGGGCGCGTGGTGGGCGGCGGTATCCGCCATTCTGATTACGGTTTCAACCAAACCACCCAAGGCATCAATACCCGCGGCGTGTTTGAAGCCGATACAGGCCGTCTGAAACACACCATTGTGGCGGTCGCGGAATTCAAGCAAACCGACACCGAACGCCCGCGCGAAAGCACCACAGTAGGCCGCGACGGCCGCATCAGCCACATGTATGCCGGTGCGCTGTATCCGAACAAAACCTTCCCCGATTCGCGCCGCCGCACCGTCAGCGTTTATGCGCAAGACAGTTTGGCGTTTCCCAACGGCATCGTGCTGACACCGGCTTTGCGTTTCGAGCATGAAAAGCTCAAACCGCAAATCGACCAAGCCTATCTCAACAGCAAGCCCGACAGCCTGCCGAAAGACTTCAGCGACAGCTCGTTCACGCCCAGCCTGCGTTTGAGCGTGCCGTTCGGCGAGGCGTTTACCGGCTTCGCCACTTATTCGCGCGGCTTCCGCACGCCGCCGTTCGATACTGCCACAATGTCGTTCAACAACAGCCAGCACGGCTATAAAGTGATTCCGAACAACAACTTGAAATCGGAACATTCCGACAGCTTCGAGCTGGGTTTGAAATATAAAGACGAACGCACCAAAGCGCAGATCACCACCTTCTACAACCGTTACCGCGATTTCATCAACCGCACGCAGGTCAGGGTTGAACAGGGCGCAGGCGGCCGTCCGATCCGGGTGTTTAAATACGACAATCTGGATAAAGTGAAAACCTACGGCATCGAAGCCGCTACCGCCGTGAAACTTAACGACAACTGGCAGGTCGGCACCAGCATCGCTTGGATGCGCGGCAAAGACGGCGAAGGTAAACCGCTGGACACCGCCTATCCGCTCAACGGCGTGCTGAGTGTGGACTACGCACAAGAAAAATGGGGCGCAGGCACCAAATTGCGCTGGGCAACGGCGCAGAAACGCACCAGCAACCCCGCCTTTTTCAAAACACCCGGCTACGGCGTGTGGGATGCGGGCGTGTGGTACAAACCGGTTAAAAACCTTTCGCTCGGCTTAAACGTGTACAACCTCGCCAATAAGAAATACTGGCAGCACGCCGACGTGGCGGGCGTGGAAGACCTCGGCACGATGGATACCTACACCCAGCCCGGCCGCAATGTTGCCGCTTCGTTGCAGTTGAAGTTTTAA